CAAGCCGCTACTACGGGAACAGTTACATATGAACCTGGCGCAACGACTGTTTGGAATAATTCAGATACACCATCACCAATTCGTTATCTAGTTAAAGATCAAACAGTTAATATTGAAGGTCAGAAACAACATGCTGGCGAAACTTGGTACAATATCGGCAATGACGAATGGGTACCAGGCAAGTACTTAAATGTCACTGAAGATGGCAATACAGCCCAAGCACAAGCTTCACAGGCACAAGCACAACAAGCTGCTGCACAGACACAAACAGCGGCAACAACCACCGCTACTGCCGCAGCAACAACTGCAACAACGTCTAGCACAGGTGCAGTACAAACTGCAATCAATGCGGCTAAGTCACAAATTGGCGTGCCGTATGTTTGGGGTGGCGCCACTCCAGGTGTTGGGTTAGATTGTTCTGGCTTGACGCAATATGCCTTAGCACAAGCTGGTGTTCAAGTAGGCCATAATACAGTTGCACAAGAAAGTGCTGGCCAAAAAGTAGCTGTTAGTCAGTTACAAGCTGGCGACCTTGTATTCTGGGGTAGTGCTGGTGCAACTTATCATGTTGCGCTATACATTGGTAACAACCAATATATTGCAGCACCACAACCAGGTCAAAGTGTTGAAGTTGAAAGTATCAGTAGCTACTTCATGCCATCATTCGGTGTGCGTGCACTCTAAGCTATTAGTTAAGAGCCTAAGTTTCGACTTAGGCTTTTTTTGTTGCGCTTATATTTCAAAGTCACCGTTATTTTGTTATTTTTGTAATATTTTTGTAACGTAAACGTCATTTTTGTGGCATAATAGAGCTGAGCCAAGTTAAGCAGCTATTTTTTATCTATCGTTAGACTCTTTGTATTTTATTTTTAATGGTGGATGATAGGCTACCAGAATAGCCTGATTAATGAGTTTGTTCCGAGCGTCGTTTGGTAATTTAGGGCGTATTGGTAAGAAAAATTAATTGGTGACTATATTAATGGCGTATACCAATCATGAAGTAAAGCGGGGGAATTTTAATGCAGGCGCAACGGCGTGAATTAAAAAATAAACAACATAAATTATTGGTTTATCTAGCAGATCTTTATACACAACACCGAAATAGTGGTGCTGATAAAATGCATCAAGCGGGGACTACAGCAGCAACCTGCCAGATCTGTCATGAAATAAAAGTGATCCACGAAATTATTGACGAAATTAGTGCAGAGTTAAAAAAGACTGCGGCGCCGGCACCACGACGTAGACGGCGACGTAAAGCAAGCGTGACGAATGAACAGCTTTCGGTTTTTTGTCTGTCAGCGCAAAATGGTGCGAATTATTTTATTCGGGCTGCTAATTTGACTGCTGCAATTGACTTATTAGGACAGCAAAACAAAAATGTGGTTGCTTATACAACTGTTGCACCAAGTCTTTATGCGGCGATTCCATTGACTGATCATGCCGCAATAAAAAATATTGCTCAATTATTAGGAGCAGAGCCCGATTTCACAGGTATTATCACAGTTCGATCATTACGTGAAACCCCGGCAATGTCTTATTGAAACTTGACAAGTTAAAAATTATAAGTAAACTTAAGCTAATATTCCAAAAGATATGAGAAGATGAGTAATCCGTTAACCAATCTTTTTTAGCGAGTCTCAGATAGTGTAAGGAGATAGATTTGGCCGGGTGAAGATGGTCTTTTTAAGTAAGCATTATCGAGTGGTTACACAAGGTAGTGATGGGAGCGCCCATTATAGCGCTAAGGTATTGAGTGAATTCTGTACCTGATGAGGCTACTATTGTGAAGTAGTAGCAAAAATAGGTGGTAACACGAATGCAATAGCGTCCGTCCTAGAACTGAAAATAGTTCGGGATGGGCGTTTTTTTATTGGCCAATTTTTATAATGAACTAATGATTAGTGGAATATGAAGGAGTGGTGAAATGTTGAAGAAGAAATACATAGTTGGTTTACTTTGCCTAGCTTGGGTGACAGCTATATTATTACCAGCGCCAGTCGAAGCAGCCAGTTCAATCACGGTTGGTTCCTTAACTTCAGATGCGGTGATTTGGCGGCACATTGCTAAATCACCGCAAGCTAAAAAAGCCGGCTTGAAAATCAAAGTTCGTGAAGTGAGTGATCCAGTTGGTTTAAATACGGCGACGGCTCGTGGTGAGATCGATGTTAATGCTTTTCAATCAGTTAGTTATTTGAAAGCCTATAATCATGAGAATAAAGGTAAAGCACAACTGGCAATGCTGGGGACAACTTATTTGGAACCGATGGGCATCTATTCGAAGAAATTAAAAAGTTTAAAACAGTTAAAAGATGGTGCTACGGTGGCATTGGCTAATAACCCAGCCAATACATCACGTGGATTGGCACTATTACAAACGGCGGGCTTGATCAAATTAAAGGCTAACTTCAATGCTAACAGCAATGAAACGGCGATCAGCCAAAACCCGCATCATTTGAAGTTTAAAGAGATCGATGATAATACTGGGCCACGTGTTTTAGGCGATGTTGATATTGCTTTAATCTCTAATTCAGTAGCTTTGGCCGGACATTTGAATGTTTTAAAAGATTCACTTTTCCATGAAAAAGTGAATCAGTCAACTAAACAAGACATTAATGTAATTGCGACGAGCACCAAGAATAAGCACCAAGCTGAATATAAAAAATTAGTCAAACTTTATCACGATCCAACGATTCAAAAATGGATCGATCATAAATTTGCTGGCACCAAAGTTGAAGTTCAAAAACCACTAAGTTACTTAACTAAATGATTTTTGAGTGAGTCAAGGTGAGCCGTGCTTTTGCGGTAAACTTGGCCACAAGAATGGCCAGCGCCATGAACAGCATAAGCTGCTGCTAAGTAACATCCTATTTGAGTGAGATGATAGAGGAGGAAATTTTATGAGTGCAGTGATCAAATTAGAACATATTGATGTCACTTTTAAAAGTAAAGCACGGACGGTACAGGCAGTTCACGATGTATCGCTAGAAGTTGAAAAAGGGGAAATCTACGGTATTGTTGGTTATTCCGGTGCTGGTAAAAGTACCCTAGTTCGGGTGATCAATTTATTACAGCGACCAACTAAGGGTCAGGTTGAAGTTAATCAACAAGATCTGCTGTCCTTAAAAGCCAAACCATTGCGGCAAGCGCGTAAAAAGATTGGGATGATCTTTCAGCATTTCAATCTGATGAATGCACGGACAATCGCTGATAATGTTGATTATCCTTTAAAAAGCTCTAACTTAACAAAAGCGCAACGCCGAGCTAAGGTGGCTGATCTATTAGACCTAGTTGGTTTAGCGGATAAGAAGAATGCTTATCCAGCTCAACTTTCTGGTGGGCAAAAGCAGCGGGTTGCCATTGCCCGAGCACTAGCTAATGACCCAGAAATTTTAATTTCTGATGAAGCAACCAGTGCGCTTGATCCTAAAACGACGCTTTCCATTCTAGAATTATTACGCAGTCTGAATCAGCGACTAGGTCTGACAATCGTATTGATCACCCATGAAATGCAAGCAGTCAAAGAAATCTGTCAAAAAGTTGCGGTAATGGAAAATGGTCAAATCATTGAACGCGGTGATTTGTTACAAGTTTTCAGTCAACCACAAAAACAATTGACCAAAGATTTTATTAATACGGCTACACAAGTCGAACAAGCGTTAGCTAAAGTGTTACAACAACCGGCTATTCAGCATTTACGGGCCAATGAACGTTTAGTTGAATTATCTTATATTGGCGATAGCACTGATCAACCGTTGATCACTGAATTATACAAACGTTATTTGGTAACGGCCAATATTCTATTTGGTAACGTGGAGATTTTGCAGGGAACGCCAGTGGGAAATTTGATTGTGACCCTAAGCGGTGCTGAAAAGAATCTTAACGCAGCTACTGAGTATTTGCGTCAGGCGCAAGTAAACATTCGGGAGATCAAGGTAGGTCGCGATGTGATTCCTCTGGTTAAACAGGAACATGCCTAAAAAATTATAGTATAAAAATTAACCATTATTGTTGAGAAGCAGGTTTCAACTGGGCAGTTTTTGCCTTGATTGAATAGATATTGCCACAACTATTAGAAGCTTATTGGTAGTTTGGGCTAATAAATTAACCTATTTTAGTGAGAAAAAGGAGTGCTAAGTATGGCAACTATTTTTGCGCATTATTTTCCTAATGTTGTAGGTATCAGTGATCAATTTATACAGAGTACATGGGAAACCATTTATATGGTAGTAGCAACAGCTATCATTGCGGGTATTCTCGGTTTGGTTTTGGGGGTAGCGTTAACGGTGACTGAGCCAGGTCATATTTTAGCGCAACGGACCGTTTATAGTGTTTTGGATAAACTAGTTAATTTATTTCGTTCAATTCCGTTCATTATTTTGTTAGCAGTTATCGTTCCTTTCACCCGTCTATTAGTAGGGACTTCAATTGGGACAACAGCAGCAATTGTGCCCTTAGTATTAGGTTCAGCACCATTTTATGCACGGCAAATTCAGAACGCACTGGTGGAAGTTGACCCTGGCATCATTGAGGCCGCCGAGTCAGTTGGTTCCAGCCCACTAGAAATCATTTTCCGGGTCTACTTAAAAGAGGGCTTATCAGAAATCATTCGAGTATCTGTGGTTACTTTGATCAGTGTGATCGGTTTAACTGCGATGGCTGGCGCTGTTGGTGGTGGCGGTTTAGGTAACTTGGCGATCAGTGTCGGTTACAATCGTTTCCAAAATGACGTTACCTTCGTTGCGATGATTATTATTTTATTAATGGTTTTCTTCGTTCAGATCATTGGCGATTTCTTTGCGCGTAAAACGGCGCATTAAAAGAAGTGACTCTTGCTAACATTGAGCACTTAATAAGTATATTTCAAAATGAACTAAGAAGCGTTACCGCTTCTTTTTATTTTGCTAATTTCAAGCGAACGTACGTTCAAATGTGCTGATGTGTGGTAAAATATAATTACTAATTAGCGATGGGAGCGTTTCTTTTGAGCCTAAAATTTATTTTTGGACCTGCAAGCACCGAGCGCCGTGGTGCTTTAGTTGATCAATTAGCACAACAAATGCAAGCTGATCCTAATGGGCAGTTCTTTTATATTGTGCCCAATCACATTAAATTCAGTTCTGAAGTTGATATATTGACGGCTTTAAAGCAGCGCCGCCACAGTAAAGACAAGGTCTTTGCGGCTAGCCGAATTCAAGTTTTTTCGTTTTCACGTTTGGCTTGGTATTTTATGAAAAATACACCTTATTACCAGATTCCACGGATTGGGACTGCTGGATTAAATATGGTCGTTTATCAAATCATGGCTGATTTAGCTGATCAGCTAACGATTTATCGTGGTGAATTAACGCAACCTGGTTTTGTTGCGCAATTGGTCAAACAATTGCTAGCTTTAAAGGTGGGCTGCGTCACGGCGGCTGATCTACAACAGATCGCTGATGAATTGGATTCTGATACCGATTTGGCCGCTAAAACACATGATTTGGCGTTGATCTATACTGCCTTTGAGCAGACAATGCAAGGACGTTATATTGAAAATACCGATCTACTAAATGCGTTAAGTGATTATTTATTACAGCAGGATCTAAGTCATACTTATTTTTATATTGATGGTTTCTCCCAATTATCAGCTCAAGAAAATCGTTTGCTGTTGACTTTGATTCAAAAAGCAACGCAGGTGACACTGGGGTTGATGTTGGATCGACCTTATCGACAACAACTGCCGGAAAAACAGGCGCTATTCTTTCATCCGGGCCAGTTGTATCATCAACTTTATCAAACAGCCCGTAGCTTACATGTGCCGATTTTAGCTGATTTACAGGTGACCGAACAACGGGTGACACCTGATTTACAACGATTAGAGGCTTATTGGCAACATTCGACTAGTGGTAGTCGTCAATTACGGCCAGAAGCTTTGCAAAATGCAAAAAGTATCCAAATTGTTCAAGCGGATACCCGCCAAACTGAAATTCGGCAGGTAGCGACCAAAATTCGGCAGATGGTTGCGCTACAGGGCTATCGTTATCAGGATTTTTTAGTGTTGACCCGCCATCTGGATGCGTACGAAACTATTTTGGAACCAACATTTCGTGAGTTTGGTATCCCAGCATTTGATGATCTACAACATCACATGACGGATCATCCGCTGGTTGAGTTGATCAATGCGTTGTTTGCCGTCAAACAACATTATTATCGCTATCAGGACATGATGCGTTTATTGAAAACTGAATTGCTGTTGCCACAGGTCAATGGCCAGCCGATGGCTAATCAAGCGTATCGCCAGGCAGTTGATTTAACCGAAAATATGGTACTAAAATATGGGTTTAGCGGCAAACAATGGCTGCGTAAAGATGATTGGCAATTTTATCGTTTTGATGATCAGGACTTTGGTACGCAGTCAACCAAGGATGATGATAGTTCAGCGCAAGTGAATTTGATTCGGCACTTTGTTCGCGATACCTTGCCACCATTTTTTAAAAAACTGGATCAGGCCAAAAATGGACAAGCCGCCGCGCAAGTGCTTTATAACTTTTTAGTTGAGCATGGTGTGGTGACACAATTACAGGCCTGGCGGGATCAAGCACTAGACCAAGGTAATTTGGCTCAAGCTGCAGAACCGGAGCAAACTTGGCAAATCTTTTGCACCATGTTGGATGAATATGTAACGATTTTAGGTTCAGTCTCATTTCAAGCAACGGACCTACTCGCTTTATTTCAGGTTGGGTTTGAAGGTGCCAGCTACTCACAAATTCCCTCGACGTTAGATCAAGTTTTGATTTCAGAAACGGGGATGGTACAAACCGCGATGCGTAAAGTGGTGTTTATGATCGGTAGTACTGACCAGGTCATGCCCGACCGTATTGTCAATAATCAGTTGTTATCGGATGTTGATCAAGAACAATTGACCCCGCATTTGGCGGAGGGCGCTTATTTGATGGATGATGCGCTGACGCAGATGGCTAGTGAACCTTTTTTGAATTACACTGCTTTTTTAACTGCGCGTGAACAGTTGATTTTTACGTATCCGTTGGCTGATGATGGGAGTTCCTTGAAGTTATCACCTTATGTTGAAAGAATCATGAATCATTTCCAACTGGTGCCACAAGTTGCGCAAACTAGGCCGGATATTACGGCTAATAAAATTGCGCCGTTTGTTGGTTCAAAGCGCAGTACTTTATCACATTTGATTCAAGTTAGCCGTGACGCAATGGCCCAGAAAACACAGTTACCACCGATCTGGTTGTACGTCTATCGTTTGTTGCGGCAAGATGGTGGCTACAGTGCGCTAACTGAGCGTTTATTGGCAAGTTTGAACTACCGCAATGTACCCCAAAAATTGCGACCGGAGATTGTTGAAGCCTTGTACGGTAAAACAATCAATACTTCAATTTCAAAATTAGAAGAATTTTATCAAAATCAGTATGCGTATTTCTTGAAATATGGCTTGAAATTACGCGAGCGTGATATTTTTGAACTATCACCAGCTAGTGCCGGTGAATTTTATCATATGGCTTTAGATCAGTTATTTAAGCGAGTGCAGGCTGAAGGACAACAATTGGCTGAATTATCTACCACCGATGTTGATCGCTTGATCGATAGTATCCTGCTGAAAATGTCGACGTTACCGCAATTTCAGATTTTGGCCAGTTCTAATCGGATGGCTTATTTAGCTCGCCAATTGACCGCGACGATCAAGCAAGTTGCCCATGCATTGCAGCATCAAGGTCAACAGACTAAAATGACGCCTTTGCGCACCGAAGTTTTATTCGGGCACGTCGGTAGTACAGACGGTTTAGCGCCGTTGCAATTTAAGTTGCCTCACGGTCGCCAAGTTAAAGTCCGTGGTAAAATCGATCGGATCGATCAAATGGTACTCGGTAATACACGCTATTTAGGAATTGTTGACTATAAATCTGGTGTCCGTGATTTTGATTTTCGGGATGCCTATTATGGCTTATCCTTGCAGATGTTAACCTATCTAGATGCGATGATGCGCAATGCAACTGATTTAACAGCGGACACACAACTACAAACCAAGCCGGCTGGTGCTTTATACCTGCATTTACAAAATCCTAAGCTTAAGTTAACGGAAGTTTTGACCAAAGGATTCGATGACGCTTTGTTGACCAAAAATAAATATCAAGGTTTCTTATTAAATGACGAACCACTGCTAGAGAATTTAGATCACGAATTGGCCGAACGAACTGGCAGTTCTAAGGTTTATCCGTTGACTAAAACTAATTCTGGCTACTCCCTTAAACAGAGTCGATTGGTGACCGAATCAGAGTTAGCGTTACTGTTAACCCATGATGAGGAGTTGATCCAGGCAGCAGCTTTAGCGATTTTTGCTGGTGAACTTAAACTAAACCCAGTTAAATGGCCAAATAATCAAACGGCATTGCAATATTCACCGTTTAAGTCAATCATGCAGTTTGATGCGATGTTGCCGGAAAATAACTATCGACAATTGACTGCATTAGATCGTGCGACCGTGTTAGCCATGCTAAAAGCAGAGCAACAGCAGAAGGAGGATAAATAGTGAGCGCAAAAACAAACTTTACTGCAAGTCAGCAACACGCAGTTACAGATGCTGGACGTAATATCCTAGTTTCTGCTTCAGCCGGTTCGGGGAAGACAACTGTGCTGGTTGAACGCGTGATTCAAAAAATTTTACATGGCACCAATGTTGATGAGCTTTTAGTCGTGACTTTTACTGAAGCGGCCGCCAGTGAAATGCGAGACCGCATCCAAACGGCTTTGCAAAAGGCATTAGCTGCTAGTGAAGAGCCTAAGCAACGGCAGCATTTAAGTCAGCAGCTTAGTCGGTTAGCGGTGGCACACATCAGTACATTGCACGCTTTTTGTTTGCAATTGATCGAACGTTACTATTATGTGATTGATCTAGACCCGGTTTTTCGTTTATTGACTGATGACACGGAAGTCATTTTATTGCGGGAAGATGTCTGGTCAGATCTGCGGGAGACTTTGTATGGTGATAGCCCGGCTTTTGCGCAATTGACCGCTAATTTTTCCAACGATCGTAGCGATGATGGGCTGACTGATTTAGTGATGCGATTATATGATTTTGCTAACGCCAATCCGGAGCCGACAAAGTGGTTGGCGCAACTGGCTGCCGCTTATCACATTACGGTAGCGGAGCCAACGGCTAGTACGTTTTATCAGCAACAGTTGTTACCGCTGTTGCAGGAAGAATTGACGCAGGCGAGTCAAGATCTTAGTAGTGCGCAAGCAATTGCAGCAGAGCAACAATTGGATAAGTTGGTTGCCTGTTTAATAGCGGATCAGCAACAAGTAACCGCTTTGCAAGCACAATTGACTAGCGCAACCTGGGATGAATTGCGGCAGCAGTTTTTGACTTTTAAACTAAAACGAGCGCCCTCACTGCGTAATTTGGACGATGAGGCTAAAGTAGCTAAAACGACGGCAACAGATTTTCGGAAACAAGCAAAGCAACGCGTGAGTGCTATTGGTGATGCTTACTTTGGCTTATCGGCTGATCGATTGATCGAGGTGATGGGGCAAACAGAACAATTAGTGACTCAGTTGGTGGCCGTAGTGGAACAATTTGGTCAAGCCTTTCGTGCCGAAAAACAGCGGCGGCATTTATTGGACTTTAGTGATTTAGAACATTTTACCTTGGCAATCTTAACTGCAGATAACGCCAGTGGGGTGCAAACCCGAACTGCGTTGCAGCGACAATTTAGCGAAGTCTTAGTCGATGAGTATCAAGATACTAATCGCTTGCAGGAGACGATCTTGACCACCGTGGCGCAATCTGATCCTGGCAATATGTTTATGGTCGGGGATGTTAAACAGTCGATCTATGCCTTTCGCTTGGCCGATCCTAGTTTGTTCTTGGATAAATACCATCAGTTTGCCCAAGCTGATAGTGCCGATCAACGGATCATTTTGGCGGAAAATTTCCGCTCGGTGGCGAACATTGATGATTTTACCAACTTAATTTTCAGTCAGTTAATGGATCAAACTGTGGGTGAAATGGCCTATGATGACAGTGCCAAGTTAGTGGCCGGTGCTAAATATCCGGCTGACTTGCCGGCGACAACTGAATTATTGGTGTATGAGGCCGATACCGATACCGCTACCGCAGAGGATGGTATCCCAGAGCAATTTGCATTGGATGATAAGGCTCAGGGACAGGTAGCACTGGTGGCGCAACGAATCAAGCAGTTGGTGGATCACGGTCAAGTTTATGACCGTAAAAATGAGCAACTGCGACCAATTCGGTATCAAGATATTGTTTTACTAACACCAACGCGCAAGAATAATTTGATCATTGTTGATTGGTTTAAGCGGTTAGGTATTCCAGTTGTCGTTAATGGGGCACAAAGTTATTTTCAGACCACTGAAATTCAAATTATGATGGCGTTATTAAGTGTCATTGATAATCCTTATCAAGATATTCCTTTGGTTAGTGTGTTACGCTCACCAATCGTTGGGCTTAACGAAAACGAATTAGCATTCTTACGAATTAATCGCCGCACTGGTGACTATTATCAAGCGGTACTTGATTTTCAACAAAATTTTGTGCCAATGGGTGCGCCAGAATTCCAACAGCAATTGTATGCTAAAATCGACCGTTTTCTAGGCCAGCTTGACCAATTCCGGGAATTAGCACGGCAGAATCAATTGGTTACTTTGATTTGGACGATTTATAATGAAACTGGCTTTCTAGACTATGTAGGTGGGATGCCAGCCGGTGCGCAACGGCAGGCTAATTTACATGCGCTGTACGAACGTGCACATGCGTATGAAGCCAGCAGTTTCAAAGGCTTGTTTCAATTTGTGCGGTTTATCAAGCAAATGCAGGAAAAAGATAAAGATCTAGGTGAAGCACCAGCACAAACAGTTGAAGATGCCGTTTCCGTTATGACAATCCATGGTAGTAAAGGGCTGGAATTTCCAGTGGTCTTTTTGATGGATGCTACGCACCAGTTCAACCAAGATAATTTACGTGGTCAGTATATCTTGGATGATCGTTTTGGAATTGGCGTTACTTATTTAGATCCAGATAAACGGATCGAGATCAATTTACCGCAAAAACAGATTGCTTATACGCTAGCACGGCGACGGCAAGCGGCTGAAGAAATGCGTTTATTATATGTTGCTTTGACTCGAGCAGAGCAGCAATTATTTATCGTCGGTAGTTATCCGAATCGAGAAAAGGCATTGGCCAATTGGCAGAAAGCTTTTCAGAGTCAGCATTTAGTGCTAAATGCTGGGCTACGCAGCGGTATCAACAATTTTATGGATTGGTTGGGTATGTGTCTAGTTCGCCATCCACAATTTGATCAAAGCTTATTAACTCAAGTAAATTCATTTAGCGGTTTAGCACAGGACCAAACTCAATTTAAAGTTCATTTCTATACAGCTAATGACGTTTTACCAGCAGAAATGACTACTGAAATTGATCAAACTAATTGGCCGGATAAATTTGCGGCAGCAGCGCGTACGACTGATTTTACCAGTTTAAATGTTGATCAGTTAGATCAAGTATTGAATCTGCGTTACCCATTTCAAGCGGCGACGCAAACAACGGCTTATCAGGCAGTTTCAGAAGTGAAACGTTTATTTGATGATCCAACGAATAGTGAAATGAATCCCTTGCTTGTTGATACTGGTGAAAAAGCACCGGGCGTTCATCGCTATGTAGCCCAGGACTTTGCAGTACCACAATTTATGCAGACGACCACACAGGTACCGCCGACTGCAGTCGGGACGGCGACGCATCTTGTTTTACAAGAAGTTGATTTGCATACAGCACCAACTGCGGCTAGCATTGCTCAGTTGATCAAGGAGCTTGTGGCTCAAAATATTATTGCGGCACCAGTGGCCAAGCAAATTAAACCAGCTCATATTCTGCGTTTCTTTGCCAGTGATCTGGGACAGCAGTTGTTGGCACAGCCGGATAATGTGGTTCGCGAAGCACCATTTTCGTTGTTATTACCGGCGACTCAATTGTTTACTGATTTTGCTCCCGACGATCCCGCACAGATTCTGATTCATGGGATCATGGACGGTTATTTAGTGACCTCTGATCAGGTGATCTTATTTGATTACAAAACGGATTATGTCCCACAAACCAACGCTGCACCTAAAATTAATCAGTTGAAGCAGCGTTATGCAGGGCAATTGAACCTATATGCGGCAGCATTGGCCCGTATTCTACAACGTCCGGTAACGCACAAATACCTTTATCTACTGGCTAGTGGCGATTCATTGGCCGTTTGATTAAAAAGCTATCTTATGGAACATGCTTTGACTATCTTGTTCGGAAGTACAAAGAAAGAGTTGCGGTATAAATGATTTATGCCGCAACTCTTTTTAGGTTCTATTTATTTTGTTGTAGTTGAATACTGATTGTTCCAATCGACTCTTTGTTGGTGGGATTGCTGGCAACATATTCAACAGTACTTGTATCATTCTGTAACGCTAAACCGACAACAGCGGTGACGGTCTGGCCAGCAGCTACGGCTGTTTTAGCTTGATTGCTATTTGTGGCGTAGCTGGTCTCACTTTGCTGATAGCTAGTAGCGGGAATACCTTCATTTAATTTGGTGCCATCTTGCTGGAATTCACCATATTGTTGTAATATCGTTGCTGGCGTTAAGTCAGCGTTGCTTTTATTTTTAAAGGTATAAGTAAAGAGGATCACTTTACCGTTATTATCGTCGCTGACTATCTGAATCTTACTGAATTCGAGCTGAAAATTTTTAGTGTTAAGTGTGTTACCAGAAGCGTAGGTATTATTTTCAGCTTGATAGCTTAAAACGTTTTTCAATGAGTCCGGTTGCTCGCCATTAAAATATTTTTTTGCGATTTGCTGTGCTTCCGTGTTTAGAGCAATAA
This is a stretch of genomic DNA from Loigolactobacillus coryniformis subsp. coryniformis KCTC 3167 = DSM 20001. It encodes these proteins:
- a CDS encoding methionine ABC transporter permease; its protein translation is MATIFAHYFPNVVGISDQFIQSTWETIYMVVATAIIAGILGLVLGVALTVTEPGHILAQRTVYSVLDKLVNLFRSIPFIILLAVIVPFTRLLVGTSIGTTAAIVPLVLGSAPFYARQIQNALVEVDPGIIEAAESVGSSPLEIIFRVYLKEGLSEIIRVSVVTLISVIGLTAMAGAVGGGGLGNLAISVGYNRFQNDVTFVAMIIILLMVFFVQIIGDFFARKTAH
- a CDS encoding methionine ABC transporter ATP-binding protein, translated to MSAVIKLEHIDVTFKSKARTVQAVHDVSLEVEKGEIYGIVGYSGAGKSTLVRVINLLQRPTKGQVEVNQQDLLSLKAKPLRQARKKIGMIFQHFNLMNARTIADNVDYPLKSSNLTKAQRRAKVADLLDLVGLADKKNAYPAQLSGGQKQRVAIARALANDPEILISDEATSALDPKTTLSILELLRSLNQRLGLTIVLITHEMQAVKEICQKVAVMENGQIIERGDLLQVFSQPQKQLTKDFINTATQVEQALAKVLQQPAIQHLRANERLVELSYIGDSTDQPLITELYKRYLVTANILFGNVEILQGTPVGNLIVTLSGAEKNLNAATEYLRQAQVNIREIKVGRDVIPLVKQEHA
- a CDS encoding C40 family peptidase translates to MTTISKRNLVKGVTAGVIGIAGATLLSVATTSDVQAATTGTVTYEPGATTVWNNSDTPSPIRYLVKDQTVNIEGQKQHAGETWYNIGNDEWVPGKYLNVTEDGNTAQAQASQAQAQQAAAQTQTAATTTATAAATTATTSSTGAVQTAINAAKSQIGVPYVWGGATPGVGLDCSGLTQYALAQAGVQVGHNTVAQESAGQKVAVSQLQAGDLVFWGSAGATYHVALYIGNNQYIAAPQPGQSVEVESISSYFMPSFGVRAL
- a CDS encoding MetQ/NlpA family ABC transporter substrate-binding protein, with amino-acid sequence MLKKKYIVGLLCLAWVTAILLPAPVEAASSITVGSLTSDAVIWRHIAKSPQAKKAGLKIKVREVSDPVGLNTATARGEIDVNAFQSVSYLKAYNHENKGKAQLAMLGTTYLEPMGIYSKKLKSLKQLKDGATVALANNPANTSRGLALLQTAGLIKLKANFNANSNETAISQNPHHLKFKEIDDNTGPRVLGDVDIALISNSVALAGHLNVLKDSLFHEKVNQSTKQDINVIATSTKNKHQAEYKKLVKLYHDPTIQKWIDHKFAGTKVEVQKPLSYLTK
- a CDS encoding PD-(D/E)XK nuclease family protein, with protein sequence MSLKFIFGPASTERRGALVDQLAQQMQADPNGQFFYIVPNHIKFSSEVDILTALKQRRHSKDKVFAASRIQVFSFSRLAWYFMKNTPYYQIPRIGTAGLNMVVYQIMADLADQLTIYRGELTQPGFVAQLVKQLLALKVGCVTAADLQQIADELDSDTDLAAKTHDLALIYTAFEQTMQGRYIENTDLLNALSDYLLQQDLSHTYFYIDGFSQLSAQENRLLLTLIQKATQVTLGLMLDRPYRQQLPEKQALFFHPGQLYHQLYQTARSLHVPILADLQVTEQRVTPDLQRLEAYWQHSTSGSRQLRPEALQNAKSIQIVQADTRQTEIRQVATKIRQMVALQGYRYQDFLVLTRHLDAYETILEPTFREFGIPAFDDLQHHMTDHPLVELINALFAVKQHYYRYQDMMRLLKTELLLPQVNGQPMANQAYRQAVDLTENMVLKYGFSGKQWLRKDDWQFYRFDDQDFGTQSTKDDDSSAQVNLIRHFVRDTLPPFFKKLDQAKNGQAAAQVLYNFLVEHGVVTQLQAWRDQALDQGNLAQAAEPEQTWQIFCTMLDEYVTILGSVSFQATDLLALFQVGFEGASYSQIPSTLDQVLISETGMVQTAMRKVVFMIGSTDQVMPDRIVNNQLLSDVDQEQLTPHLAEGAYLMDDALTQMASEPFLNYTAFLTAREQLIFTYPLADDGSSLKLSPYVERIMNHFQLVPQVAQTRPDITANKIAPFVGSKRSTLSHLIQVSRDAMAQKTQLPPIWLYVYRLLRQDGGYSALTERLLASLNYRNVPQKLRPEIVEALYGKTINTSISKLEEFYQNQYAYFLKYGLKLRERDIFELSPASAGEFYHMALDQLFKRVQAEGQQLAELSTTDVDRLIDSILLKMSTLPQFQILASSNRMAYLARQLTATIKQVAHALQHQGQQTKMTPLRTEVLFGHVGSTDGLAPLQFKLPHGRQVKVRGKIDRIDQMVLGNTRYLGIVDYKSGVRDFDFRDAYYGLSLQMLTYLDAMMRNATDLTADTQLQTKPAGALYLHLQNPKLKLTEVLTKGFDDALLTKNKYQGFLLNDEPLLENLDHELAERTGSSKVYPLTKTNSGYSLKQSRLVTESELALLLTHDEELIQAAALAIFAGELKLNPVKWPNNQTALQYSPFKSIMQFDAMLPENNYRQLTALDRATVLAMLKAEQQQKEDK